One genomic segment of Pantoea sp. Aalb includes these proteins:
- the rplJ gene encoding 50S ribosomal protein L10, whose protein sequence is MALNLKNKQAIIQEVSEIAKNALSAVIADFRGVTVDQMTELRKEGRKSGIYMRVVRNTLLCRIVTSTPFECLNNAFTGPSLIAYSMEHPGAAARLFKNFAKINTNFEIKAAAFEGKLIPAIQIDRLAMLPTYEEAVLNLIFTIKEATVGKMIRTLVAFCDTKKK, encoded by the coding sequence ATGGCATTGAATCTTAAAAATAAACAAGCAATTATTCAAGAAGTTAGCGAAATAGCTAAGAATGCTCTTTCAGCGGTTATTGCAGATTTTCGTGGTGTAACTGTTGATCAAATGACTGAACTACGTAAAGAAGGTCGTAAATCTGGTATCTATATGCGAGTTGTTCGTAATACCTTGTTATGTCGTATTGTAACAAGTACTCCTTTTGAATGTTTAAATAATGCGTTTACTGGTCCAAGTTTAATCGCATATTCCATGGAACATCCAGGTGCAGCTGCTCGTTTGTTTAAAAATTTTGCTAAAATAAACACTAATTTTGAAATTAAAGCTGCAGCCTTTGAAGGTAAGTTAATTCCAGCTATACAAATTGATCGTTTAGCTATGCTTCCAACTTATGAAGAAGCAGTATTGAATCTAATTTTTACAATAAAGGAAGCTACGGTAGGCAAAATGATTCGTACTCTAGTGGCTTTTTGCGATACAAAAAAGAAATAG